The following DNA comes from Mycobacteroides immunogenum.
GTTCCTGTTCGCCGACCCCACCGAAGAACAACACGCACTGGCCGAAGCCGACGATGCCGCCGCGCGGGCGGAATGTGCCGCACTGCGGGCAAGATAGCCGCAGCCGCATCGGTCGGTCTTCTAGGCAACCGGCATGCAGTACCGTCGAGTCATGTCGCAGCGTTTGCGTGTGGTGGGTACTGCGCTCCTTGCGCTGGCACTCATCGGTTGCACGGAGCCTTCGCCGGCACGTGCCACCATCGCCCAGTGCAACCTTTCGGAGCTTCCATCAGAGGCCACCGGAACCGTGGACCTCATTCATGCCGGCGGGCCGTTCCCGTACCCGCGCAATGACGGCGTCGTTTTCCAGAATCGCGAGAGGGTGCTGCCGTCGGAGCCTCGTGGCTACTACCACGAGTACACGGTCCGCACGCCGGGCAGCAAGACGCGGGGCACGCGGCGCATCATCACCGGCGGCAACCCGCTGAACGATCCGCCACACGTCTACTACACGGGCGATCACTACGAGTCATTCTGTGAGGTGGAAGGCGCATGAAGACCTACGTTGTCGATGGCTCTCGTGTTCGCACCCGGGCAGACTTCTTCACCGAACTCGGACGTGCGGTCAACGGGCCCGGCGGCTACTTCGGCAGCAATCTCGACGCCCTCGTCGACTGCCTGCGCGGGGGATTCGGTACTCCCGAAGATGAACCATTCCGATTTGTGCTGCGCGATGCCGTCCGCATCAAGTCGGCCGTGGGGAAGAAGGACTGGGCGACCATCGAGGAGATCTTCGAAGAGGCCGGGGTCGCGCTGACGGCACAGCCGGCATCGGAGTCCTAGCCCCCGAATCGAA
Coding sequences within:
- a CDS encoding ribonuclease domain-containing protein; amino-acid sequence: MQYRRVMSQRLRVVGTALLALALIGCTEPSPARATIAQCNLSELPSEATGTVDLIHAGGPFPYPRNDGVVFQNRERVLPSEPRGYYHEYTVRTPGSKTRGTRRIITGGNPLNDPPHVYYTGDHYESFCEVEGA
- a CDS encoding barstar family protein, with translation MKTYVVDGSRVRTRADFFTELGRAVNGPGGYFGSNLDALVDCLRGGFGTPEDEPFRFVLRDAVRIKSAVGKKDWATIEEIFEEAGVALTAQPASES